One window of Saccharopolyspora phatthalungensis genomic DNA carries:
- a CDS encoding nucleotidyltransferase family protein — MSGVAGIVLAAGAGRRFGMPKALVEYRGTLLVDRAAQVLAAGGCAPIVVVLGAAADEVRERAALTGVTVVINPDWPTGMGSSLRAALDALAPTDATAALVLPVDMPGIGPEAVRRVAAHASPTALAAAAHHGIRSHPVLLGRRHWAGASQAATGDAGARGYLKDREVTLLSCDDVSEGFDIDRPEDLDPVDP; from the coding sequence ATGTCGGGAGTTGCCGGGATCGTGCTGGCGGCCGGGGCGGGCCGCCGCTTCGGGATGCCGAAGGCACTGGTGGAATACCGCGGCACACTGCTGGTCGACCGGGCCGCACAGGTGCTCGCCGCAGGCGGCTGCGCGCCGATCGTGGTGGTCCTCGGGGCCGCCGCGGACGAAGTTCGCGAGCGCGCCGCGCTGACCGGCGTGACGGTCGTGATCAACCCGGACTGGCCCACCGGCATGGGCTCTTCGCTGCGCGCCGCGCTCGACGCGCTGGCCCCGACCGATGCCACCGCCGCGCTCGTGCTGCCGGTGGACATGCCCGGGATCGGCCCGGAGGCCGTCCGGCGAGTGGCCGCGCACGCCAGCCCCACCGCCCTCGCCGCCGCAGCCCACCACGGCATCCGCAGCCACCCGGTACTGCTCGGCCGCCGGCACTGGGCCGGGGCCAGCCAGGCGGCCACCGGTGACGCCGGTGCGCGCGGTTACCTCAAGGATCGCGAAGTGACCCTGCTGTCCTGTGACGACGTATCGGAAGGCTTCGATATCGACCGTCCCGAAGACCTCGACCCGGTGGACCCGTAG
- a CDS encoding FAD binding domain-containing protein, which yields MEFLRPASWREALEGKAAHPGATPIAGGTDVMVGINFDHLRPSALLDLTGVPELTGWSEANEALRIGAGLPYTRLINELGDRVPGLAIASRTVGSPQIRNRGTLGGNLGSASPAGDGHPPLLASDALIEVESVRGKRLIPATEFFTGVKRNALAEDELIAAVHLAPATGPQQFSKVGTRNAMVIAMCTFAIALHPDRRQVGTGIGSAAPTPLRAPVAEEFVNAELDWERRRPLAESVAHRFGELVAQAASPIDDVRGTADYRRHALAVMARRTLSWVWHDHCSGRQECA from the coding sequence GTGGAATTCCTCCGCCCTGCCTCGTGGCGGGAGGCTCTCGAAGGCAAGGCCGCGCATCCGGGCGCGACGCCGATCGCCGGTGGCACCGACGTGATGGTCGGGATCAACTTCGACCACCTGCGCCCCAGCGCGCTACTGGACCTGACCGGCGTGCCGGAGCTGACCGGCTGGTCCGAGGCGAACGAGGCGCTGCGCATCGGCGCGGGCCTGCCCTACACGCGCCTGATCAACGAGCTCGGCGACCGGGTACCGGGTCTGGCGATCGCCAGCCGCACCGTCGGCTCGCCGCAGATCCGCAATCGCGGCACGCTCGGCGGCAACCTCGGCTCCGCCTCCCCCGCCGGCGACGGCCACCCGCCGCTGTTGGCCTCCGACGCGCTGATCGAGGTGGAGTCGGTGCGCGGCAAGCGGCTGATCCCGGCGACCGAGTTCTTTACCGGCGTCAAACGCAACGCGCTGGCCGAGGATGAGCTGATCGCTGCCGTGCATCTCGCCCCGGCGACCGGCCCGCAGCAGTTCTCCAAGGTCGGCACCCGCAACGCGATGGTCATCGCGATGTGCACCTTCGCCATCGCGCTGCACCCCGACCGGCGGCAGGTCGGCACCGGCATCGGTTCCGCCGCGCCGACACCACTGCGCGCGCCGGTCGCCGAGGAATTTGTGAACGCCGAGCTCGACTGGGAACGGCGGCGGCCGTTGGCGGAATCGGTGGCCCATCGCTTCGGCGAGCTGGTCGCGCAGGCCGCATCGCCGATCGACGACGTGCGCGGCACCGCCGACTACCGCCGCCACGCCCTGGCCGTGATGGCCCGCCGGACCCTGTCCTGGGTCTGGCACGACCACTGTTCAGGGAGGCAGGAATGCGCCTGA
- a CDS encoding type III PLP-dependent enzyme, with protein MTDLSATTGVTDRPSGTAQQAGSAAPDPILQFLDRQRPETPCLVMDLAQVRNRYRQLRTALPDARICYAVKANPTPEVVGELVGLGASFDVASPGEIDLCLAKGAAPESISYGNTIKKRRDIARAYEQGVRLFVTDSAADLTNIAEVAPGSQVFCRVLVDNKGSRTPFGRKFGCPPETAAPLLRRARELGLDAYGVSFHIGSQQLEPGAWEHGIGAARRVFEDCAAHGVPLRMVNLGGGLPAGYTESAPPLADYVRRIEESLDHNFGARRPELLIEPGRFIVGDAGVLRSEVVLVSDSCDGERSWVYLDIGRYNGLAETEGEAITYRLRTSRDGDPLGPVVLAGPTCDGDDVLYQRTRYELPRTLRGGDWVDLLSAGAYTASYSSVGFNGFNPLPTYCVDGDQRS; from the coding sequence TTGACCGATCTGTCCGCCACCACCGGTGTGACGGACCGCCCGAGCGGCACCGCGCAGCAAGCCGGATCCGCCGCGCCGGACCCGATTCTGCAGTTCCTCGACCGGCAGCGTCCCGAAACTCCCTGCCTGGTCATGGATCTGGCGCAGGTTCGCAACCGCTACCGGCAGTTGCGAACCGCCCTACCGGACGCCCGGATCTGCTACGCGGTCAAGGCCAATCCCACTCCCGAAGTGGTCGGTGAACTCGTCGGCCTGGGAGCCTCCTTCGACGTCGCCAGCCCCGGCGAGATCGACCTGTGCCTGGCCAAGGGCGCCGCGCCGGAGTCGATCTCCTACGGCAATACCATCAAGAAGCGCCGGGACATCGCCCGCGCCTACGAGCAGGGCGTCCGGCTGTTCGTCACCGACAGCGCCGCGGACCTGACCAACATCGCCGAGGTCGCGCCGGGCTCGCAGGTGTTCTGCCGGGTCCTGGTGGACAACAAGGGATCCCGCACCCCATTCGGCCGCAAGTTCGGTTGCCCGCCGGAGACGGCCGCCCCACTGCTGCGGCGTGCGCGGGAGCTCGGCCTCGACGCCTACGGCGTGTCGTTCCACATTGGATCGCAGCAGCTGGAACCCGGCGCATGGGAGCACGGAATCGGCGCCGCACGGCGGGTTTTCGAGGACTGCGCCGCGCACGGAGTGCCACTGCGGATGGTGAACCTGGGCGGCGGATTGCCCGCCGGCTACACGGAATCCGCACCGCCGCTGGCCGACTACGTGCGCCGCATTGAGGAATCGCTGGACCACAACTTCGGTGCCCGGCGGCCGGAACTGCTCATCGAGCCGGGGCGCTTCATCGTCGGCGACGCGGGCGTGCTGCGCAGCGAGGTCGTGCTCGTAAGCGACTCGTGCGACGGTGAACGCAGCTGGGTCTACCTGGACATCGGCCGCTACAACGGGCTGGCCGAGACGGAAGGTGAGGCCATCACCTACCGGCTGCGCACCTCGCGCGACGGCGACCCGCTCGGCCCGGTCGTGCTCGCCGGGCCGACCTGCGACGGCGACGACGTGCTCTATCAGCGCACCCGGTACGAGCTGCCGCGAACGCTGCGCGGCGGCGACTGGGTCGACCTGCTCAGCGCCGGTGCGTACACCGCCAGCTATTCATCCGTGGGTTTCAACGGATTCAATCCGCTGCCCACATACTGCGTCGATGGCGACCAACGGTCGTGA
- a CDS encoding 8-oxoguanine deaminase codes for MSRTIIEGGAVVTVDDSGTEFGEGHVVVEGERIVAVGPGSASAQEGPVRRINASGCLVTPGLINTHHHLYQWATRGYATDAALFDWLAELYPVWAGIDAEITHAAASAGLARMALSGCTTAADHHYVFPRTGGDVLGAVVAAAERIGVRLHAVRGSMDRGRLHGGLPPDSVVEDLDAALAGTQDAIDRFHDPEPGARVRVAVGPCAPFSVSPDLMRQAAELARRNEVRLHTHLAETADEEEQCRAEFGRTPVEYADELGWLGPDVWLAHTIHLSGKGITRLGETGTGVAHCPSSNGRLGAGIAPVRPLLDAGSPVGLGVDGVASNEAGGLGEEMRQALLVSRARYGPRALTVRDALRLATRGGARCLGRDDELGSLEPGKLADIAVWQLRDLDHAGIADPVAALVLARLPKLAWLLRGGTVVVDDGRLMPVSETVLTDELHRASARIRTQEAS; via the coding sequence ATGAGCCGGACCATCATCGAGGGCGGCGCCGTGGTCACGGTCGACGACTCGGGCACCGAGTTCGGCGAGGGCCACGTCGTCGTCGAGGGTGAGCGCATCGTGGCGGTCGGCCCCGGTTCCGCCTCGGCCCAGGAGGGCCCGGTGCGGCGCATCAATGCGTCCGGCTGCCTGGTCACCCCGGGGCTGATCAACACCCACCACCACCTCTACCAGTGGGCCACTCGCGGCTACGCGACGGACGCGGCGCTGTTCGACTGGCTGGCCGAGCTGTACCCGGTCTGGGCGGGCATTGACGCGGAGATCACACACGCCGCCGCGTCGGCGGGCCTGGCCAGGATGGCGCTGTCCGGCTGCACCACGGCCGCCGACCACCACTACGTCTTTCCCCGGACCGGCGGCGACGTTCTCGGCGCGGTGGTCGCCGCGGCCGAGCGGATCGGCGTGCGGCTGCATGCGGTACGCGGTTCGATGGACCGGGGCCGCTTGCACGGCGGGCTGCCACCGGATTCCGTCGTCGAAGACCTCGACGCGGCGCTGGCCGGCACTCAGGACGCGATCGACCGCTTCCACGACCCGGAACCCGGCGCGCGGGTGCGCGTCGCGGTCGGCCCGTGCGCACCGTTCTCCGTCAGCCCCGATCTCATGCGTCAGGCCGCGGAATTGGCGCGCCGCAACGAGGTTCGGCTGCACACCCACCTCGCGGAGACCGCCGACGAGGAGGAGCAGTGCCGCGCCGAGTTCGGCCGCACCCCCGTCGAGTACGCCGACGAGCTGGGCTGGCTCGGGCCGGACGTGTGGCTGGCGCACACGATCCACCTGTCCGGCAAGGGAATCACCCGGCTCGGCGAGACCGGCACCGGCGTGGCGCACTGCCCCAGCTCCAACGGGCGGCTGGGTGCCGGGATCGCACCGGTTCGGCCGTTGCTGGACGCCGGCTCCCCGGTCGGACTGGGAGTCGACGGGGTCGCCTCCAACGAGGCCGGCGGGCTCGGCGAGGAGATGCGCCAGGCGCTGCTGGTTTCGCGCGCCCGATACGGGCCGCGGGCTCTTACGGTTCGCGACGCGCTGCGGCTCGCCACCCGTGGCGGTGCGCGCTGCCTCGGCCGGGACGACGAGCTGGGGTCGTTGGAGCCCGGGAAGCTCGCCGACATCGCGGTCTGGCAGCTGCGCGACCTCGATCACGCGGGCATCGCCGATCCGGTCGCCGCGCTGGTGCTCGCTCGGCTGCCGAAGCTGGCGTGGCTGCTGCGCGGCGGCACCGTCGTGGTCGACGACGGTCGGCTGATGCCGGTGTCGGAGACCGTTCTCACCGACGAACTCCACCGGGCGAGCGCCCGGATCCGCACTCAGGAGGCGTCATGA
- the speD gene encoding adenosylmethionine decarboxylase: MSVDTGTPPVGLFTGQHVLAELEGVDPELLDDEQFLRETLHNALSQSHATVCQMIAKRFEPQGVTVLALLSESHASLHTYPEDGSIFIDVFTCGHTAQPERAVQLLAEALKPASEHVQTIHRGRDYAELVS, from the coding sequence ATGTCCGTTGACACCGGGACGCCGCCGGTTGGGTTGTTCACCGGCCAGCATGTCCTCGCCGAGCTGGAGGGCGTTGATCCGGAACTGCTAGATGACGAGCAGTTCCTGCGGGAGACCTTGCACAACGCGTTGAGCCAGTCGCACGCCACCGTGTGCCAGATGATCGCCAAGCGGTTCGAGCCGCAAGGTGTCACCGTGTTGGCGTTGCTGTCGGAGTCCCACGCTTCGCTGCACACTTACCCGGAGGACGGCTCGATCTTCATCGATGTCTTCACCTGCGGACACACCGCCCAGCCGGAGCGCGCGGTGCAGCTGCTCGCCGAGGCGCTGAAGCCGGCGTCGGAGCACGTCCAGACCATTCACCGCGGCCGGGACTACGCCGAACT
- a CDS encoding nucleoside deaminase, translating to MSVDVAVGTEQDWMARAIELATSNVDNDGGPFGALIVRDGEIIATGTNKVTADLDPTAHAEVTAIRNACRALDSFKLAGCVLVTSCEPCPMCLAAALWARVDRVLFAADRDDAADAGFDDRAFYDAFEDPETKCPTPVLRVRMPNRNAAFDAWRGKADRVDY from the coding sequence ATGTCCGTGGACGTCGCGGTGGGCACCGAACAGGACTGGATGGCCCGCGCCATCGAACTTGCTACGTCCAATGTGGACAATGACGGCGGGCCTTTCGGCGCCTTGATCGTCCGGGATGGCGAGATCATCGCGACCGGAACCAATAAGGTAACCGCCGACCTCGATCCGACCGCGCATGCGGAGGTGACCGCGATCCGCAACGCCTGCCGGGCCTTGGACTCCTTCAAGCTGGCCGGTTGCGTGCTGGTGACGTCGTGCGAGCCGTGCCCGATGTGCCTGGCCGCGGCGCTGTGGGCGCGAGTCGACCGGGTGCTGTTCGCCGCCGACCGCGATGACGCCGCCGATGCGGGCTTCGATGACCGGGCCTTCTACGACGCGTTCGAGGACCCCGAGACGAAGTGCCCGACGCCCGTTCTGCGGGTGCGGATGCCCAACCGCAACGCCGCTTTCGATGCCTGGCGCGGCAAAGCCGACCGGGTGGACTACTGA
- the pucD gene encoding xanthine dehydrogenase subunit D: MNGHAPARSPQELNDAISGGIGESPLRPDGAIKVRGEFAYASDLWAEDMLWGATLRSPHPYARIKSIDVGPAMAMAGVQTVLTAEDVPGENCYGLKFADQPVLAVGVVRYKGEAVALVAADHPETARRALERIVVDYEVLEPVVDAERAAHDDTLPKLHPGGNVVRHQKIIKGDPKATAEVVVSGVYTVGMQDQAFLGPESGLAIPAEDGGIDLYLATQDLHSDRKQTARALGLPPEKVRMTMSGVGGAFGGREDLSIQIHVCMLALHLGKPVKMVYHREESFYGHVHRHPAKMYYEHGATRDGKLVYIKARQYFDGGAYASKTPVVVGNGTTLGAGPYAVPNVDIEGWGLYTNNPPCGAMRGLGAVQPTFAYESQMDKLSAALRMDPVELRIRNAIEQGDSIPTGQVLDYPAPVAELLERVRALPLPEERTGPVDIRELPGGVSNTTHGEGVVRGIGYGVTIKNICYAEGADDFSTARVRLQAIGGEPAAMVHTAAAEVGQGLVTVQQQIARTELGVERVTIHPNDTSVGPAGSSSASRQTYVTGGAVKAACHAVREALFRRAAERYDVDPAQLSLHGGKIVSVVNGVLTDLVEVLGDDVIEETREFHHRETFPMDDTGRSERVQAQHAFSAHRAVVDVDLDLGLVKVVQLACAQDVGRAINPDAILGQIQGGSAQGLGLAVMEEIKVAGGHIRNPSFTDYLIPTILDMPPMEIDVIERGDPNAPYGIRGVGEPPTISTTPAIVAAIRAATGKELTHIPVAPEHIV; this comes from the coding sequence ATGAACGGCCACGCACCTGCTCGCAGTCCGCAGGAGCTCAACGACGCCATCAGCGGCGGCATCGGCGAATCCCCGCTGCGCCCGGACGGTGCGATCAAGGTGCGCGGAGAGTTCGCCTACGCCTCGGATCTGTGGGCCGAGGACATGTTGTGGGGGGCGACGCTGCGCAGCCCGCACCCGTACGCGCGGATCAAGTCGATCGACGTCGGCCCGGCAATGGCGATGGCCGGGGTGCAGACCGTGCTGACCGCCGAGGACGTGCCGGGCGAGAACTGCTACGGCCTGAAGTTCGCCGACCAGCCGGTGCTGGCCGTCGGCGTGGTGCGCTACAAGGGCGAGGCGGTCGCGCTGGTCGCCGCCGACCACCCGGAGACCGCGCGGCGGGCGCTGGAGCGCATCGTCGTCGACTACGAGGTACTGGAGCCGGTCGTCGACGCGGAGCGGGCCGCGCACGACGACACGTTGCCGAAGCTGCACCCGGGCGGCAACGTGGTGCGCCACCAGAAGATCATCAAGGGCGATCCGAAGGCCACCGCCGAGGTCGTGGTGTCCGGCGTTTACACCGTCGGGATGCAGGATCAGGCGTTCCTGGGGCCCGAGTCCGGGCTGGCCATCCCCGCCGAGGACGGCGGGATCGACCTGTACCTGGCGACCCAGGACCTGCACTCCGACCGCAAGCAGACCGCGCGGGCGCTCGGGCTGCCGCCGGAGAAGGTGCGGATGACCATGTCCGGCGTCGGCGGCGCGTTCGGCGGCCGGGAGGACCTGTCCATCCAGATCCACGTGTGCATGCTCGCGCTGCACCTGGGCAAACCAGTGAAGATGGTTTACCACCGCGAGGAGTCGTTCTACGGCCACGTGCATCGGCATCCGGCCAAGATGTACTACGAGCACGGCGCGACTCGCGACGGGAAACTCGTCTACATCAAGGCGCGGCAGTACTTCGACGGCGGCGCCTACGCCTCGAAGACGCCGGTGGTGGTCGGCAACGGCACCACCCTCGGCGCCGGCCCCTACGCCGTGCCGAACGTGGACATCGAGGGCTGGGGCCTCTACACCAACAACCCGCCGTGCGGCGCGATGCGCGGGCTTGGCGCGGTACAGCCGACTTTCGCGTATGAGTCCCAAATGGACAAACTCTCCGCCGCGTTGCGCATGGACCCTGTCGAGCTGCGCATTCGCAACGCCATCGAGCAGGGCGACTCGATCCCGACCGGCCAGGTGCTGGACTACCCGGCGCCGGTCGCGGAACTGCTGGAGCGGGTGCGCGCGTTGCCGCTTCCGGAAGAACGCACCGGCCCCGTGGACATCCGTGAACTGCCTGGCGGGGTGTCGAACACCACGCACGGCGAAGGCGTAGTGCGCGGTATCGGCTACGGCGTGACGATCAAGAACATCTGCTACGCCGAAGGCGCCGACGACTTCTCCACAGCGCGGGTGCGGTTGCAGGCCATCGGCGGTGAGCCCGCGGCCATGGTGCACACCGCCGCCGCCGAGGTCGGGCAGGGCCTGGTCACCGTGCAGCAGCAGATCGCCCGGACCGAACTCGGCGTCGAGCGGGTCACCATCCACCCCAACGACACCAGCGTCGGTCCGGCCGGATCCAGCTCCGCATCCCGGCAGACCTACGTCACCGGCGGTGCGGTCAAGGCCGCCTGCCACGCGGTGCGGGAGGCGCTGTTCCGGCGGGCGGCGGAGCGCTACGACGTCGATCCGGCGCAGTTGTCCCTGCACGGCGGCAAGATCGTGTCCGTGGTCAACGGTGTGCTGACCGATCTCGTCGAGGTGCTTGGCGACGACGTGATCGAGGAAACCCGGGAGTTTCACCACCGCGAGACCTTCCCGATGGACGACACCGGCCGCAGCGAGCGAGTGCAGGCGCAGCACGCGTTCTCCGCGCACCGCGCGGTGGTCGACGTGGACCTCGACCTCGGTCTGGTCAAGGTGGTGCAGCTGGCCTGCGCCCAGGACGTCGGCCGGGCGATCAACCCGGACGCGATACTCGGGCAGATCCAGGGCGGCTCCGCGCAGGGCCTGGGACTGGCGGTGATGGAGGAGATCAAGGTCGCCGGGGGGCACATCCGCAATCCCTCCTTCACCGACTACCTGATCCCGACGATCCTGGACATGCCGCCGATGGAGATCGACGTGATCGAGCGCGGCGACCCGAACGCGCCCTACGGGATTCGCGGGGTTGGCGAGCCGCCGACGATCTCCACCACTCCGGCCATCGTGGCCGCCATCCGCGCCGCCACCGGCAAGGAACTCACGCACATCCCGGTGGCCCCCGAACACATCGTGTGA
- a CDS encoding PucR family transcriptional regulator, with protein MLLGDLLSDPELGLVLLNGAEQMDRPVRGVYITDLLDPRRYLHGGELVLSGLMWRNDPGDSERFVTALAAAGVVGLAAGTARLGHTPPDLVEACRRHRLPAFEVPLAVSFNTLADRIQRRSAPRRELVSAVASGADLDRVLRMAADELGTDCWVLSAAGWIVGGTAELPDPIRCAALREFATGRLPRALPPEQPDAYLLWPVEADTVPHVAGWFVLARGDLAGWDEEKEAIATDLGTVVALVRARVDEARRIAGRSVEAALRRLLDGTSTPAEVAARLETAGLPTNEPLRAVALSIGDPAESTTLLREIAAATGMASVTAPLGDGATALFVDDKAHLAELDVRLRRLVAETEPGLGERRLAVGVSDVSPATALRGALEEAGYARRLAQRRRGRAEVVTATELASHEVLLASTPDELRRSYRQRLLAELIAYDSAHNSDLVRTLRVFLDCSGSWSRCAKRLHVHVNTLRYRIGRIEEITGRNLTEFPSRVDFYLALELDREPAD; from the coding sequence GTGCTGCTAGGCGATCTCCTTTCCGATCCGGAGCTCGGATTGGTGCTGCTCAACGGCGCGGAGCAGATGGACCGGCCGGTCCGCGGCGTCTACATCACCGACCTGCTCGATCCCCGGCGCTACCTGCACGGCGGCGAGCTGGTGCTCAGCGGCCTGATGTGGCGCAACGACCCCGGCGACTCGGAGAGGTTCGTCACCGCGCTGGCCGCCGCCGGGGTGGTGGGCCTGGCCGCGGGCACGGCGCGGCTCGGCCACACACCGCCCGACCTCGTCGAGGCATGCCGCCGGCACCGCCTGCCGGCCTTCGAGGTGCCGCTGGCGGTCAGCTTCAACACCCTCGCCGACCGCATCCAGCGCCGGTCCGCGCCGCGTCGGGAGCTGGTCTCGGCCGTCGCCTCCGGTGCCGACCTGGACCGGGTGCTGCGGATGGCCGCCGACGAGCTCGGCACGGACTGCTGGGTGCTCTCCGCAGCAGGGTGGATCGTCGGCGGTACCGCCGAGCTACCGGACCCGATCCGCTGCGCGGCGCTGCGCGAGTTCGCGACCGGCCGACTGCCGCGCGCCTTGCCGCCCGAACAGCCCGACGCATATCTGCTGTGGCCGGTGGAGGCCGACACCGTGCCGCATGTCGCGGGCTGGTTCGTGTTGGCGCGGGGCGATCTGGCCGGCTGGGACGAGGAGAAAGAGGCCATCGCCACGGATTTGGGCACCGTCGTGGCGTTGGTGCGGGCGCGAGTCGACGAGGCCCGCCGGATCGCGGGCCGGTCGGTGGAGGCCGCGCTGCGGCGGCTGCTAGACGGCACCTCGACCCCGGCCGAGGTCGCGGCCCGGCTGGAGACCGCCGGGCTGCCGACCAACGAGCCGCTGCGGGCGGTCGCGCTCAGTATCGGCGACCCGGCCGAATCGACGACGCTGCTGCGCGAGATCGCCGCGGCCACCGGCATGGCCTCGGTCACCGCGCCGCTCGGCGACGGAGCCACGGCTTTGTTCGTCGACGACAAAGCCCACCTGGCGGAGCTGGACGTTCGGCTGCGCCGCCTGGTCGCCGAAACTGAACCGGGCCTCGGTGAGCGGCGGCTGGCGGTCGGCGTCAGCGACGTCAGCCCGGCAACCGCGCTGCGGGGAGCGCTTGAGGAGGCTGGATACGCGCGACGGCTCGCGCAGCGCCGCCGGGGGCGCGCAGAGGTCGTCACGGCGACGGAGCTGGCCTCGCACGAGGTGCTGCTCGCTTCGACGCCGGACGAGCTGCGCCGTTCCTACCGGCAGCGGCTGCTCGCCGAGCTGATCGCCTACGACTCGGCGCACAACTCGGATCTGGTGCGCACTCTGCGTGTTTTCCTCGACTGCTCGGGCTCGTGGTCGCGCTGTGCGAAGCGACTCCACGTGCACGTCAACACGCTGCGCTACCGGATCGGGCGGATCGAGGAGATCACCGGGCGCAATCTCACCGAGTTCCCGTCCCGAGTGGACTTCTACCTCGCCCTGGAACTCGACCGCGAACCCGCCGACTAG
- a CDS encoding (2Fe-2S)-binding protein, which translates to MRLTVTVNGQPHEADDVWEGESLLYVLRERLGLPGSKNACEQGECGSCTVYLDGVPACACLVAAGQAEGRDVRTVEGLADGERLDEVQAAFVEAGAVQCGFCTPGLLVQTHDLLNRKPNPSDAEIRESLAGNLCRCTGYEKIMDAVRLAAQRKATERKAHA; encoded by the coding sequence ATGCGCCTGACGGTCACCGTCAACGGACAGCCGCACGAGGCCGACGACGTGTGGGAGGGCGAGAGCCTGCTGTACGTGCTGCGCGAGCGGCTCGGCCTACCCGGCTCGAAGAACGCTTGTGAGCAGGGCGAATGCGGCTCCTGCACGGTTTACCTGGACGGAGTCCCGGCCTGTGCGTGCCTGGTCGCGGCCGGGCAGGCCGAGGGCCGCGACGTGCGCACCGTGGAGGGCCTTGCCGACGGCGAACGGCTCGACGAGGTGCAGGCGGCGTTCGTCGAGGCGGGAGCGGTGCAATGCGGCTTCTGCACGCCGGGGCTGCTGGTACAGACGCACGACCTGCTCAACCGCAAGCCGAACCCGTCCGACGCGGAGATCCGCGAGTCGCTGGCCGGGAACCTGTGCCGCTGCACCGGCTACGAGAAGATCATGGACGCCGTCCGGCTCGCCGCCCAGCGGAAGGCAACAGAGCGGAAGGCACACGCATGA